One Candidatus Methanoperedens sp. DNA window includes the following coding sequences:
- a CDS encoding universal stress protein: MVSKLYRKLLIATDGSKYIKKVVDYGIDIANNTGAKLHAIFVADTMAYSSIPLSSPMEYAYSILRHEGEVAIKDVKNMVEAAGLEIEGIIAEGHPADEIIKYAEKNSMDLIMMGTLGKSGLDRFLLGSVADKVIRNSKIPVIVIPVKDKN, encoded by the coding sequence ATGGTAAGTAAATTATACAGAAAACTATTGATTGCAACGGATGGTTCAAAATATATTAAAAAAGTAGTTGATTATGGGATAGATATTGCAAATAATACCGGAGCAAAACTACATGCTATCTTCGTAGCCGATACCATGGCATATAGCTCAATCCCGTTGTCCTCCCCGATGGAATATGCATATTCGATTTTAAGACATGAGGGTGAGGTTGCTATAAAGGATGTGAAAAATATGGTAGAGGCCGCAGGTCTGGAGATAGAAGGAATTATTGCAGAAGGACATCCGGCTGATGAAATAATAAAGTACGCCGAAAAGAATTCTATGGACCTTATAATGATGGGAACACTGGGAAAAAGCGGGCTTGACAGATTTCTTCTTGGCAGCGTTGCAGATAAAGTGATCCGCAACTCGAAAATACCCGTTATTGTGATTCCTGTGAAGGATAAAAATTAG
- a CDS encoding CBS domain-containing protein → MKTSIQLGKIMGIPIKLHITFLLILPFFAWNFAVNPSPFGFRDQEVPLRYVLSLAAAVFLFVCVLLHELGHSYIAKKHGTNIQSITLFLFGGVSSMEEIPRDPKTELKMALAGPGVSFLIGFILIIIDLIFKPSGESFVDYYFLKPLNDPYLRLVWMIAIINIMLGIFNLLPAFPMDGGRVLRAWLAQRMSYITATREAAGIGKMFAIIMGILGLFYNFWFMLIAFFIYIGASEEEKSTEINLVLEGVKVKDIMSKEVRTVTSGMSIEELVEYIFRFKHMGYPVVDDGQLKGIVTFTDVQKVPREERKAVKVSQVMTKNIISLQEDDDAVNALKLMSMNNIGRIIVKKGDKISGIVSRTDLMRVVRLLE, encoded by the coding sequence ATGAAAACTTCGATCCAGTTAGGAAAAATAATGGGTATACCGATAAAATTGCATATAACATTTCTTCTGATTCTGCCATTCTTTGCATGGAATTTTGCAGTAAACCCTTCACCGTTTGGTTTCCGCGACCAGGAAGTACCTCTCCGGTATGTCCTTTCGCTGGCTGCGGCAGTATTTCTTTTTGTCTGCGTACTATTGCATGAACTCGGACATTCTTACATAGCCAAAAAACACGGAACAAACATCCAGAGTATAACACTTTTTCTTTTTGGCGGCGTTTCATCAATGGAAGAAATTCCAAGAGATCCAAAGACTGAGTTAAAAATGGCTCTTGCAGGCCCTGGTGTCAGTTTTTTGATAGGTTTCATATTGATAATTATAGATCTCATTTTCAAACCATCCGGTGAATCGTTTGTAGATTATTACTTCTTAAAACCGTTAAATGATCCATATCTTCGTCTTGTCTGGATGATAGCAATCATAAATATTATGCTTGGCATCTTCAACCTCCTTCCGGCATTTCCCATGGATGGCGGCAGGGTGCTCAGGGCATGGCTTGCACAGAGAATGTCCTATATCACGGCAACGCGGGAAGCAGCAGGTATAGGAAAGATGTTTGCCATCATTATGGGCATTTTGGGATTGTTCTACAACTTCTGGTTTATGCTCATCGCATTCTTTATTTACATAGGTGCTTCGGAAGAAGAAAAATCCACAGAAATAAACTTGGTACTTGAGGGGGTCAAGGTAAAAGACATTATGTCAAAAGAAGTCCGGACCGTAACTTCGGGAATGTCCATTGAAGAGCTTGTGGAATATATATTCCGGTTCAAACATATGGGGTATCCGGTCGTGGATGATGGGCAGTTGAAGGGCATAGTGACATTTACAGACGTACAAAAAGTCCCCAGGGAAGAAAGGAAAGCCGTTAAAGTGTCACAGGTAATGACAAAAAATATTATAAGTCTCCAGGAAGATGACGATGCGGTAAATGCATTAAAACTAATGTCGATGAATAACATCGGCCGAATAATAGTTAAAAAAGGCGACAAAATTTCAGGTATAGTCTCAAGGACTGATCTCATGCGGGTTGTACGATTATTAGAATAA
- a CDS encoding ferredoxin — protein MARFKVEIERPLCISCESCVNICPEFWEMAPDGFSHLKDSKKAGENEEREMEDVSCNTEAAESCPASCIHVYENGKKII, from the coding sequence ATGGCAAGATTTAAAGTTGAGATTGAAAGACCATTATGCATATCCTGTGAGAGCTGCGTCAACATATGCCCTGAATTCTGGGAGATGGCTCCTGATGGTTTCTCCCATTTAAAGGATTCAAAAAAAGCAGGCGAGAACGAAGAAAGAGAGATGGAGGATGTGAGTTGCAATACCGAAGCGGCAGAAAGCTGCCCGGCTTCATGTATACATGTCTATGAGAACGGGAAGAAAATCATTTGA
- a CDS encoding CGGC domain-containing protein gives MEWKPDALKELEKVPEHVRSMAKMGIETAVEKKGKNIVSIEDVNEAALQFRAIMGKDEKEEKTTKIAVVRCDIVSETCPGVACFKAFNKRKVHFEQYGKDARIIGFFTCGGCPGRRISRLVDSLMKHDIDVIHLSSCMLLEKSYARCPHIEEIKQMITNKGVKIVEGTHH, from the coding sequence ATGGAATGGAAGCCGGATGCATTAAAAGAACTTGAAAAAGTACCAGAGCATGTCAGAAGCATGGCCAAAATGGGCATTGAAACAGCTGTTGAAAAGAAAGGGAAAAACATAGTGTCGATCGAGGATGTGAATGAAGCTGCTTTGCAATTCAGGGCCATAATGGGAAAGGACGAAAAAGAAGAAAAAACGACAAAAATTGCAGTCGTCAGGTGCGATATAGTGAGTGAGACCTGTCCGGGAGTTGCATGTTTTAAGGCATTCAACAAACGAAAAGTACATTTTGAACAATATGGGAAAGATGCCCGGATAATAGGATTTTTCACATGCGGTGGATGCCCTGGCAGGAGAATTTCCAGGCTTGTGGACAGCCTCATGAAACATGATATTGATGTAATTCACCTGAGTTCATGTATGCTTCTTGAAAAAAGCTATGCCAGGTGCCCTCATATTGAGGAAATAAAGCAGATGATAACCAATAAGGGTGTTAAGATCGTGGAAGGGACACATCACTGA
- a CDS encoding DUF2124 domain-containing protein: protein MKPIEKASGIGGMLTAFRKLARGRKKITFIGCPGWCNPFAELLGYVLRDAGKEMVFIPNLRKDLAANVEMTDYGMQLGKKADPSSDTVVLLGGLAMPKMEVDIIGLNLMIEEITKEHPDRQILGACIGGVFQKAGWDKLIDFDYLMDADMEVVTYGFK, encoded by the coding sequence ATGAAACCAATAGAAAAAGCGTCAGGCATCGGCGGGATGCTAACCGCATTTCGTAAACTTGCCCGGGGAAGGAAAAAAATAACATTTATCGGCTGTCCGGGCTGGTGCAATCCGTTTGCAGAACTTCTTGGCTATGTTTTACGTGATGCTGGAAAAGAGATGGTATTTATCCCGAACCTCAGGAAAGACCTGGCAGCAAATGTCGAAATGACCGATTACGGGATGCAGCTTGGTAAAAAGGCAGATCCATCTTCTGATACTGTTGTGCTTCTCGGGGGACTTGCCATGCCAAAAATGGAAGTGGATATAATAGGTTTAAATTTGATGATAGAAGAGATCACTAAAGAGCATCCTGACCGCCAGATACTGGGCGCGTGCATCGGCGGGGTTTTCCAGAAAGCGGGCTGGGATAAATTGATCGATTTTGATTATCTGATGGATGCTGACATGGAAGTTGTGACGTACGGATTTAAATAA
- a CDS encoding sulfurtransferase TusA family protein codes for MSDIIPDDTLDVRGECCPYPLILTKKRVEQLKSGEILLVTADDPVAPQNIDSWAKKSGNKILAVNQEGKTFKIYVQRI; via the coding sequence ATGTCTGACATAATTCCTGATGATACGCTTGATGTGCGCGGCGAATGCTGCCCATATCCACTCATACTCACAAAAAAACGCGTCGAACAGTTAAAAAGTGGTGAAATCCTGCTGGTAACAGCCGATGATCCGGTTGCGCCGCAGAATATTGATTCATGGGCAAAAAAATCCGGAAATAAAATCCTTGCTGTCAATCAGGAAGGGAAAACTTTTAAAATATATGTCCAGAGAATTTAA
- a CDS encoding DUF99 family protein — MVHIKPEIRILAIDDSPLINEKVMIIGAFFRGGEQLDGVLRAEVTKDGMDATDILIRIIKDSKYYTQLRVIMLDGVTFAGFNPVDITCICKETGLPVIVFMRSCPDFGKIRLALLHLPDPEKRWEIIQRAGTIHKIDQENPVFIQLCGIDKESAVKIIRITSTHSNIPEPLRVAHIIATGVVLGESKGQA, encoded by the coding sequence ATAGTGCATATAAAACCTGAAATTCGCATCCTTGCTATTGATGACTCACCTTTGATAAATGAAAAAGTAATGATCATCGGGGCTTTTTTCCGCGGAGGTGAGCAGCTTGACGGGGTCCTGAGAGCAGAGGTCACAAAAGACGGCATGGATGCGACTGATATTTTGATCCGTATCATCAAGGATTCAAAATATTACACCCAGCTAAGGGTTATAATGCTTGATGGCGTCACATTTGCAGGATTTAATCCTGTGGATATAACCTGCATCTGCAAAGAAACTGGTCTGCCTGTAATTGTTTTCATGCGTTCCTGCCCGGATTTTGGCAAAATCAGGCTTGCTCTTTTACATCTCCCTGACCCTGAAAAAAGATGGGAGATAATCCAGCGCGCCGGTACGATACATAAAATAGACCAGGAAAACCCCGTTTTTATCCAGTTATGCGGGATTGATAAGGAAAGCGCAGTTAAGATAATCCGGATAACCTCAACGCACAGCAACATCCCGGAGCCGCTCAGGGTGGCACATATTATAGCGACCGGGGTTGTGCTGGGCGAATCAAAAGGCCAGGCGTGA
- a CDS encoding Lrp/AsnC family transcriptional regulator, translating into MAIGFVLINVIPGSEKKIFDTMIKWEEIQELYPLFGDYDLIAKIQANDYEGLSEIVVNKIRALKGVTETKTLTGAKF; encoded by the coding sequence ATGGCAATAGGCTTCGTATTGATCAACGTGATTCCCGGATCGGAAAAAAAAATATTTGATACTATGATAAAATGGGAAGAGATCCAGGAATTATATCCTCTTTTTGGTGATTATGACCTGATCGCGAAAATCCAGGCAAACGATTATGAGGGATTAAGCGAGATCGTGGTCAATAAAATAAGGGCGTTAAAAGGAGTTACTGAGACAAAAACGCTGACGGGAGCAAAATTCTGA
- the cas4 gene encoding CRISPR-associated protein Cas4 — protein MIKVSDITTYLKCPRMCYFINKGHELIGEISSGYLERLILKELSVTYQSAINSNDKHAFLNNELERISNEIRVIYRNELSKIDDAAIAKSITDIRPLIETISSNLSDNSDFYSGEFIQDEPILRSDKFRFSGSPDRLIKINESIVPSIIKTGNMPENGIWNSDRLQLTAYSILVEEKYNSIVEKGFVEYVRRGIVRPVVIKRHERRKVLQVMDKIKKIQEGFMPERPKDAPCEYCGFIGICDVKSTLASRFF, from the coding sequence ATGATAAAAGTCTCAGACATTACCACTTACCTTAAATGTCCCCGGATGTGCTATTTCATCAACAAGGGACATGAATTAATAGGTGAAATCTCATCCGGATACCTGGAACGATTAATATTAAAAGAATTATCCGTGACATACCAATCAGCAATTAATAGCAATGATAAACATGCATTTCTGAATAATGAACTTGAAAGAATCTCAAATGAGATCCGTGTAATTTACCGTAATGAACTGAGCAAAATTGATGATGCAGCGATCGCCAAATCGATAACAGATATACGCCCCCTGATCGAAACAATTTCTTCAAATCTTTCTGACAATAGCGATTTCTATTCAGGCGAGTTCATCCAGGATGAACCCATCTTACGCTCGGATAAATTCAGATTTTCCGGCAGCCCTGACAGGTTGATAAAAATAAATGAAAGCATTGTCCCTTCGATAATAAAAACAGGCAATATGCCTGAAAATGGTATCTGGAACAGCGACCGGCTCCAGTTGACTGCCTATTCAATCCTCGTGGAGGAAAAATACAATTCAATAGTTGAAAAGGGATTTGTCGAATATGTACGCCGGGGAATCGTAAGACCAGTCGTTATCAAACGGCATGAGCGCAGGAAAGTCCTGCAGGTGATGGATAAGATAAAGAAAATCCAGGAAGGTTTTATGCCCGAAAGACCGAAAGATGCTCCATGCGAATATTGTGGTTTTATCGGGATATGCGATGTAAAATCCACTCTTGCATCGAGATTTTTTTAG
- a CDS encoding transposase produces the protein MEAMDMRKIKGQQIAASCRIVKTDKGWQVPSQSGHGTYLVYTESLLSKPKCTCPDHESRGVICKHIYAVELTLKKEIDVDGNTTITQTKKITYSQDWKAYDQAKTKERLLFLELLNDLCKGLSNPEYKFGRPTLPVSDMAFASALKVYSTFSLRRFTGDMEIAKERGYIDQVPCFSAVGHFIQREDLTPVLLELILKSALPLKEVEHDFAVDSSGFSTCRFDRWFSFKWGREISSRIWIKAHLINGVKTHIVTGIKITEAYANDSPQFPELVSATAENFQINEVSADKEYSSRKNFEVVSSLGGTAFIPFKSNATDKQRGSPIWSKMYHYFMYNKEMFLEHYHKRSNVETVFHMIKAKFGDSIRSKTKTAQVNEVLLKILCHNICVVIQEMFELGIQPNFCNQNLACLPSNEKA, from the coding sequence ATGGAAGCTATGGATATGAGAAAAATAAAAGGTCAGCAAATAGCTGCTTCATGCAGAATAGTTAAAACCGATAAAGGCTGGCAAGTCCCATCACAATCAGGACATGGGACTTATTTAGTATATACCGAATCTTTACTGTCCAAGCCAAAATGCACATGCCCTGACCACGAATCAAGAGGAGTAATCTGCAAGCATATCTATGCTGTCGAATTAACTTTGAAGAAAGAAATCGATGTAGATGGCAATACTACAATAACACAGACCAAAAAAATCACATACTCTCAGGATTGGAAGGCATACGACCAAGCCAAGACCAAAGAAAGGCTTCTGTTTCTTGAATTACTCAATGACCTGTGCAAAGGTCTATCAAATCCAGAATATAAGTTTGGAAGACCTACTTTACCAGTATCAGACATGGCATTTGCATCAGCCCTTAAAGTATACTCTACATTCTCCTTGAGGAGGTTTACAGGCGACATGGAGATTGCTAAAGAAAGAGGGTATATAGACCAAGTACCATGCTTTTCAGCAGTAGGACATTTCATACAAAGAGAGGATTTAACACCTGTATTGCTGGAATTGATACTGAAATCTGCATTACCACTTAAAGAAGTCGAACATGATTTCGCAGTGGATAGTTCTGGCTTTTCTACATGCAGATTCGATAGGTGGTTTTCCTTCAAATGGGGACGTGAAATATCATCCAGAATATGGATAAAAGCCCATCTTATAAATGGAGTAAAGACGCATATTGTTACTGGCATAAAGATAACAGAAGCTTATGCCAATGACAGTCCACAGTTCCCAGAACTCGTAAGCGCAACAGCCGAGAATTTCCAGATTAACGAGGTCTCAGCAGATAAGGAATATTCAAGCAGGAAGAACTTTGAAGTCGTCTCCTCCTTAGGTGGAACTGCTTTCATTCCATTCAAGAGCAACGCTACAGACAAGCAAAGAGGCTCGCCAATCTGGAGCAAAATGTATCATTACTTCATGTATAACAAGGAGATGTTTTTAGAGCATTACCACAAGAGAAGCAACGTGGAAACAGTATTCCACATGATAAAAGCCAAATTTGGCGATTCAATAAGGAGCAAGACAAAAACAGCACAGGTAAACGAGGTATTGCTCAAAATCCTCTGCCATAACATCTGCGTGGTAATTCAAGAGATGTTCGAGTTGGGCATTCAGCCCAATTTTTGTAACCAAAATCTTGCTTGCTTACCAAGCAACGAGAAGGCTTAA
- a CDS encoding glucose-6-phosphate isomerase translates to MELTLDMISRGVKPGIRMLSDMKDVIYDRNWLSSAGNSELYYMYRELSLSKKDAAAMKEHGLRYDITIIPPQMLGCEFVKTAGHYHPLVPGTQITYPEIYEVLGGEATYMLQKPDNEGINDVILVKAGAGDKVIIPPGYGHLTINTSNKVLKMANWVARDFESIYQPIKEKGGGAYFILDKGMVKNPRYGHVPEIKPGKPANLKEIGLQKSKEMYGLVRDLKNLEFLTKPHEHAWVFEEVLGK, encoded by the coding sequence ATGGAGTTGACATTGGATATGATATCAAGGGGAGTCAAGCCAGGTATACGTATGCTTTCCGACATGAAAGATGTCATTTATGATCGTAATTGGCTTTCAAGTGCAGGAAATTCTGAATTATATTATATGTACCGGGAGCTTTCACTGAGCAAAAAAGATGCTGCTGCCATGAAAGAACATGGCCTCAGGTACGATATCACTATCATCCCGCCGCAGATGCTGGGATGTGAATTTGTAAAAACAGCAGGTCATTATCATCCGCTTGTTCCAGGAACTCAAATCACGTATCCTGAAATATATGAAGTACTGGGAGGCGAAGCAACTTATATGCTGCAAAAACCGGATAATGAAGGAATAAATGATGTGATCCTGGTAAAAGCAGGCGCAGGCGATAAGGTGATTATTCCGCCAGGCTACGGGCATCTTACCATCAATACATCAAATAAAGTATTGAAAATGGCTAACTGGGTGGCACGCGACTTTGAGTCCATATACCAGCCAATAAAAGAAAAGGGCGGAGGCGCATATTTCATCCTGGATAAAGGAATGGTTAAAAATCCGCGATATGGACATGTGCCCGAAATCAAGCCTGGCAAACCCGCCAATCTTAAAGAAATAGGATTGCAGAAAAGCAAAGAGATGTATGGGCTTGTTCGGGATTTAAAAAATCTTGAATTCCTTACAAAACCTCATGAGCATGCATGGGTTTTCGAAGAAGTGCTTGGTAAATAA
- a CDS encoding GNAT family N-acetyltransferase translates to MNEKKTIKWDGHDIMQNEIFMGSYCKYKNFELSKIDTTIAYFHRLPVFGYTFMKIHSPDLEDFLSIVQKSRIVSARKNVAFLEIITPYKDDTIKKYIIKSGGTFVIDFKDNDPDCENIWKNFHRNVRQKIRQANESGVIIEEAKHENDFNAWWKLYEVAVKTKEFEGQKYGLVYDLFNNPDISRLFLAKSEDKVIAGTFLLLNKGILNWLSAMDSNSGKYRPNNLLNWEIIKWGKDQGYAYYDMGGAIINKNHGPTEFKKSFGGEYRELYTYRIPIVYLKNIIMELALKFYK, encoded by the coding sequence GTGAATGAAAAAAAAACAATAAAATGGGATGGCCATGATATAATGCAAAATGAGATATTTATGGGATCATATTGCAAATATAAGAATTTTGAACTTTCAAAGATTGATACCACAATTGCTTATTTCCACAGGCTTCCGGTTTTTGGATATACGTTCATGAAAATTCATTCACCCGATCTGGAAGATTTTTTATCTATTGTCCAAAAATCAAGGATCGTATCTGCCAGAAAAAATGTGGCCTTCCTGGAAATAATTACACCATATAAAGACGACACCATTAAAAAATATATTATAAAATCAGGGGGTACATTTGTCATAGATTTTAAGGATAATGATCCTGATTGTGAAAATATATGGAAAAATTTTCATAGAAATGTCAGGCAAAAGATCAGGCAGGCTAACGAAAGTGGTGTAATTATCGAGGAAGCTAAGCATGAAAATGATTTTAACGCGTGGTGGAAATTATACGAAGTTGCCGTAAAAACCAAAGAGTTCGAGGGACAAAAATATGGCCTGGTATATGATTTATTCAACAATCCTGATATATCCCGTTTATTTCTGGCAAAATCTGAGGATAAAGTAATAGCCGGAACATTCCTGTTACTTAATAAAGGTATTCTCAACTGGTTATCTGCTATGGATTCAAATTCCGGAAAATATCGCCCAAATAATCTCCTGAACTGGGAAATTATAAAATGGGGAAAAGATCAGGGATATGCTTACTATGATATGGGAGGCGCAATCATAAATAAAAACCATGGGCCAACCGAGTTCAAAAAAAGTTTTGGTGGAGAATACAGGGAATTATACACATATAGAATTCCGATTGTATATCTTAAAAATATAATTATGGAACTTGCTCTTAAGTTCTATAAATAA
- a CDS encoding lipopolysaccharide biosynthesis protein, with product MYNHIKRYLGNSLLKNSFFLLMGSYFNVAAGFFFWIIAARFYSIEDVGMATAVMSSLGLVMLLSRCGFDHSIIRYLPVNDKKKVFNSCLMVTTVSTIFVGFIYISGINYFSTGLPFMQDFKFVMIFLIFAVLNSITSITGNAFVAIRGGDLFFFQNVLQGIRVPLLIPLVFLGSFGIFGSVGISYLVATFFSFLAIKKHIGLNSRIDKAFIKQSLSYSSGNYISQVLMVAPTLILPILILNLSGETEAAKYYIAYAIGNLVLIIPDSLGTSLFVEGSHGESLKKNIKKALVAIYSFLIPSVVFLYFFGDVLLGFFGKNYMGAFELLRYFAISSFFVVAYSLFVPIQKVRMEIESIVKLNLLRFLLLLGSSYIFISIFGIPGAGYAWMLTHVVLGMLIYLLVKKNGWI from the coding sequence ATGTATAATCATATCAAAAGATACCTGGGCAATTCCCTCTTGAAAAATTCTTTTTTCCTTCTCATGGGCAGTTACTTTAATGTAGCAGCTGGTTTTTTTTTCTGGATTATCGCAGCAAGATTTTACTCTATTGAAGATGTGGGCATGGCAACAGCAGTTATGTCTTCTTTAGGACTTGTAATGCTATTATCAAGATGTGGCTTTGATCACTCTATTATTCGCTATCTTCCTGTTAATGATAAAAAAAAGGTTTTCAACTCATGTTTGATGGTAACTACAGTTTCTACTATTTTCGTGGGATTTATTTATATTTCAGGCATCAACTATTTCTCCACAGGTCTACCCTTTATGCAGGATTTTAAATTCGTAATGATCTTTCTTATATTTGCAGTTCTGAACTCAATAACTTCAATAACTGGAAACGCTTTTGTAGCTATAAGAGGCGGGGATCTTTTTTTCTTTCAAAATGTTTTGCAGGGCATAAGGGTGCCCCTTTTAATTCCACTTGTATTTCTTGGAAGTTTTGGCATATTCGGATCTGTAGGTATATCATACCTGGTTGCCACTTTTTTTTCTTTTTTAGCCATTAAAAAACATATTGGGTTAAATTCCAGGATAGATAAAGCATTTATCAAACAATCTTTGTCATACTCATCAGGCAATTACATATCACAAGTCCTGATGGTCGCCCCGACATTAATACTGCCAATATTGATCTTAAATTTATCCGGAGAGACTGAAGCCGCCAAATATTATATCGCATATGCTATCGGGAATCTTGTCTTGATTATCCCGGATTCGCTGGGGACTTCACTGTTCGTGGAAGGAAGCCACGGCGAAAGCCTTAAGAAAAACATAAAGAAGGCGCTGGTTGCAATTTATTCTTTCCTTATTCCATCTGTAGTATTTCTTTATTTCTTTGGGGATGTTCTTCTTGGTTTTTTTGGAAAGAACTACATGGGAGCTTTTGAGCTTTTGAGATATTTTGCAATATCAAGCTTTTTCGTTGTCGCATATTCATTATTTGTTCCTATCCAGAAAGTAAGGATGGAAATTGAAAGCATTGTGAAACTGAATTTGTTAAGGTTTCTGCTCCTGCTTGGATCGAGTTATATTTTTATTTCAATATTTGGAATCCCAGGCGCAGGATATGCCTGGATGCTAACACATGTAGTTTTAGGGATGTTGATCTACCTGCTGGTAAAAAAGAATGGGTGGATTTAA
- a CDS encoding glycosyltransferase family 4 protein, with protein sequence MTDRNLLVICNNFPDRENLYIGGIFIKEQVKHLRFFFDNIYVISPAPYGIEYTRKIKQEDYIFENIQVYFLKYLNFPVFYSYGRKNWTYLEKRAIIDKIQKEGLEFDLIHAHYTWPSGAVAIELKKKFNVPVIITEHTSVTFKNAIENKDPVFIKSWKSCDAIIRVRKGDIQFFDNVGVSLNKVHFIPNGFDHNKFTALDGLQCKEKLNLQVNNKKILLNVGNMYDEIKGHKYLIEAINEVKKRRRDILCIIIGTGKLRKNLEKQIRTMGLESEIKLVGRKTHEEIPIWMNACDIFILPSLKEGNPTVLPECLACGKPFIGTKVGGIPEIITSGEYGLLCEPANSGYLAENILTALDKVWDTEKIRGYSEKFRWQNIASDILKVYEIAKRDFNGK encoded by the coding sequence ATGACAGACAGGAATTTACTTGTAATATGCAATAATTTCCCGGACAGGGAGAACCTGTATATCGGTGGCATTTTCATTAAAGAACAGGTAAAACACCTGAGATTTTTTTTTGATAACATCTATGTGATTTCTCCTGCTCCTTATGGAATTGAATATACCAGGAAAATAAAGCAAGAAGATTATATATTTGAAAATATTCAGGTTTATTTTTTAAAATATTTGAATTTTCCTGTGTTCTATTCTTACGGACGAAAGAACTGGACATACCTGGAGAAAAGAGCGATAATAGACAAAATCCAGAAAGAAGGACTGGAATTCGATCTGATCCATGCTCATTATACCTGGCCATCCGGGGCAGTCGCAATTGAATTAAAGAAAAAATTTAATGTGCCTGTAATAATTACGGAACATACCTCGGTTACTTTTAAAAATGCGATTGAAAATAAAGATCCGGTATTCATTAAATCTTGGAAATCATGTGATGCTATTATCCGGGTACGAAAAGGTGATATTCAATTTTTTGACAATGTCGGTGTTTCATTAAATAAAGTGCATTTTATACCTAATGGATTTGATCATAATAAGTTTACTGCGCTTGACGGGCTCCAGTGTAAGGAAAAATTAAATTTACAGGTTAACAATAAAAAAATTTTATTGAATGTCGGGAATATGTATGATGAAATAAAAGGACATAAGTATCTTATTGAAGCCATTAATGAAGTTAAAAAACGGAGAAGAGATATCCTGTGTATTATAATAGGAACCGGAAAATTAAGAAAGAACCTGGAAAAACAAATTCGTACAATGGGATTGGAGAGTGAAATCAAACTGGTCGGCAGGAAAACACATGAAGAAATCCCGATCTGGATGAACGCCTGTGATATATTTATTTTACCGAGTTTGAAAGAAGGTAATCCTACGGTATTGCCGGAATGCCTGGCCTGCGGAAAGCCTTTTATCGGAACAAAGGTTGGGGGAATTCCCGAAATAATTACATCTGGAGAATATGGTTTATTGTGTGAGCCTGCGAATTCAGGATATTTAGCTGAAAACATATTAACTGCCCTGGATAAAGTATGGGATACAGAAAAAATAAGGGGTTATTCGGAAAAATTCAGATGGCAGAATATTGCCAGTGACATCCTTAAAGTTTATGAGATTGCTAAAAGAGATTTTAATGGAAAATGA